A section of the Rhizobium sp. BG4 genome encodes:
- the metG gene encoding methionine--tRNA ligase: MTDKKPFYITTAISYPNGKPHIGHAYELIATDAMARFQRLDGRDVFFLTGTDEHGQKMQQTARNEGITAQELADRNSGEFQAMAKLLNASNDDFIRTTQERHHETSRNIWNLMADNGDIYKDSYAGWYSVRDEAYYQEDETEVRADGVRYGPQGTPVEWVEEASYFFKLSEYQDKLLKHYEENPDFIGPSERRNEVISFVKSGLKDLSVSRTTFDWGIKVPNDPEHVMYVWVDALTNYITATGYIEDRNGPRAKYWPADVHIIGKDIIRFHAVYWPAFLMSAGLPLPKRVFAHGFLLNKGEKMSKSLGNVVDPVNLVNHFGLDQVRYFFLREVSFGQDGSYSEEAIGQRINADLANGIGNLASRSLSMIVKNCDGKIPEPGPLTDEDKVMLAAADALLDSNREDMGKQMIHKAVASIIGVVSETDRYFAGQAPWALKKTDPDRMATVLYVTAEVVRQIAILLQPIVPESAGKLLDLVAAPADKRDFAALGEAGRLVPGTQLEAPAPVFPRYVAPEA, encoded by the coding sequence ATGACAGACAAGAAGCCCTTCTACATCACCACCGCGATTTCCTATCCGAACGGCAAGCCGCATATCGGCCATGCCTACGAACTGATCGCCACCGACGCCATGGCGCGCTTCCAGCGCCTCGACGGCCGTGATGTGTTCTTCCTGACGGGTACCGACGAGCACGGCCAGAAGATGCAGCAGACGGCGCGCAACGAGGGCATCACGGCCCAGGAACTTGCCGACCGCAATTCCGGTGAATTCCAGGCGATGGCGAAGCTGTTGAATGCGTCGAACGACGACTTCATCCGCACGACGCAGGAGCGCCACCACGAGACTTCGCGCAACATCTGGAACCTGATGGCCGACAACGGCGACATCTACAAGGATTCCTATGCCGGCTGGTACTCGGTTCGTGACGAAGCCTATTACCAGGAAGACGAGACCGAAGTGCGCGCCGACGGCGTCCGCTATGGCCCCCAGGGCACGCCGGTCGAATGGGTCGAGGAAGCCAGCTACTTCTTCAAGCTGTCCGAATACCAGGACAAGCTCCTGAAGCACTACGAAGAGAACCCGGATTTCATCGGCCCGTCCGAGCGCCGAAACGAGGTCATTTCCTTCGTCAAGTCCGGCCTGAAGGACCTCTCGGTCTCGCGCACGACCTTCGACTGGGGCATCAAGGTTCCGAACGACCCCGAGCATGTCATGTATGTCTGGGTCGACGCGCTAACCAACTACATCACCGCGACCGGCTATATCGAAGACCGCAATGGACCGCGGGCGAAATACTGGCCGGCCGATGTGCATATCATCGGCAAGGACATCATCCGCTTCCACGCCGTCTATTGGCCGGCCTTCCTGATGTCGGCGGGTCTGCCGCTGCCGAAGCGCGTCTTTGCCCACGGCTTCCTGCTCAACAAGGGCGAGAAGATGTCGAAGTCGCTGGGCAACGTCGTCGATCCCGTCAATCTCGTCAATCACTTCGGTCTCGACCAGGTGCGCTACTTCTTCCTGCGCGAAGTCTCCTTCGGCCAGGACGGCAGCTATAGCGAAGAGGCGATCGGCCAGCGCATCAACGCTGACCTCGCCAATGGTATCGGCAACCTTGCCAGCCGCTCGCTGTCGATGATCGTCAAGAATTGCGACGGCAAGATCCCGGAACCCGGTCCGCTGACGGATGAAGACAAGGTGATGCTGGCTGCTGCCGATGCGCTGCTGGATTCCAACCGCGAAGACATGGGCAAGCAGATGATCCACAAGGCTGTCGCCTCGATCATCGGCGTGGTCTCCGAGACCGACCGCTATTTCGCCGGCCAGGCGCCGTGGGCGCTGAAGAAGACCGATCCGGACCGTATGGCCACCGTGCTCTACGTTACGGCAGAAGTCGTCCGCCAGATCGCCATCCTGCTTCAGCCGATCGTACCGGAATCGGCCGGGAAGCTGCTCGATCTCGTTGCCGCTCCTGCGGACAAGCGCGATTTCGCAGCGCTCGGCGAGGCCGGCCGTCTGGTGCCAGGCACGCAGCTTGAGGCACCGGCACCGGTCTTCCCGCGTTACGTCGCGCCCGAGGCTTAA
- a CDS encoding ISNCY family transposase: MGLIAMSERDLQRIEILSKVAAGRMTTVSAAHVLDLSERQVRRLLERIRIGGAASIRHKAIGRPSNNRISDGVRDYAMTLVRERYADFGPTLATEKLAERDGLRVSRETVRGWMSEAGLWLSRKQRRTFHQPRLRREAYGELVQIDGSEHRWFEDRGPPCSLLVFVDDATGRLMQLRFVRSESAFTYFEALELYLHRHGAPIAFYSDKHSVFRVAKKDAKGGQGMTQFGRALCELNIEILCANSSQAKGRVERMNRTLQDRLVKELRLCGIDSMEAGNAFLPDFMEDYNARFAVTPARSDDLHRPLNLAPDRLTEILCKREQRYVGSQLTFSFERQRIMLEETDVTRGLVGRYVETYAYADGRLDVRWKGYSLPYTVFDKDQRVTHAAITENKRLGDVLAYIKERQEQQDKPKVKSSSDKNGYVKRARGPGRRKDFMNDPAVIARRQKALSRQQAAE; this comes from the coding sequence ATGGGATTGATAGCGATGAGCGAGCGCGATCTGCAGCGGATTGAGATTTTATCGAAGGTGGCCGCTGGCCGGATGACGACGGTGTCAGCGGCGCATGTGCTTGACCTGAGCGAGCGCCAGGTGCGCCGACTTCTGGAACGGATACGGATTGGCGGCGCGGCATCGATCCGCCACAAGGCGATTGGCCGGCCATCGAACAACCGGATCAGCGACGGCGTTCGGGACTATGCGATGACGCTGGTTCGCGAACGTTATGCGGATTTCGGCCCGACGTTGGCGACGGAGAAGTTGGCTGAGCGCGATGGCTTGCGGGTGTCACGCGAGACGGTGCGCGGTTGGATGTCCGAGGCCGGACTGTGGCTGTCGCGCAAGCAGCGCCGGACGTTTCACCAGCCGCGGCTTCGACGCGAGGCTTATGGCGAGTTGGTGCAGATCGACGGATCGGAGCATCGCTGGTTCGAGGATCGCGGGCCGCCTTGCTCGCTGCTGGTGTTTGTCGACGATGCGACCGGCAGGCTGATGCAGCTGCGTTTCGTGCGCTCGGAAAGTGCCTTCACCTACTTCGAGGCGCTGGAACTCTATCTCCACCGTCACGGCGCGCCGATTGCCTTTTATTCGGACAAGCATTCGGTGTTCCGGGTGGCGAAGAAGGATGCCAAAGGTGGCCAGGGCATGACCCAGTTCGGGCGTGCACTTTGCGAGTTAAACATCGAGATTCTATGCGCAAATTCGAGCCAGGCCAAGGGTCGTGTCGAACGCATGAACCGGACGCTGCAGGACCGCCTGGTCAAGGAGCTCAGGCTTTGCGGCATCGACAGCATGGAGGCCGGCAACGCGTTTTTGCCGGACTTCATGGAGGACTACAATGCGCGTTTTGCGGTTACCCCTGCCCGGTCTGATGATCTGCATCGGCCGCTGAATCTGGCGCCAGATCGGTTGACGGAGATCCTGTGCAAACGCGAGCAGCGCTATGTTGGATCGCAGCTGACGTTTTCGTTCGAGCGCCAGCGGATCATGCTGGAGGAGACCGATGTGACGCGTGGGCTGGTGGGGCGCTATGTCGAGACCTATGCCTATGCCGACGGTCGTCTGGATGTGCGGTGGAAAGGCTACTCCCTGCCCTACACGGTGTTCGACAAGGACCAGCGGGTGACGCATGCCGCGATCACCGAGAACAAGCGGTTGGGTGATGTTCTGGCCTATATCAAGGAGCGCCAGGAGCAGCAGGACAAGCCGAAGGTGAAGAGCAGCAGTGACAAGAATGGCTACGTCAAACGGGCTCGCGGACCTGGCCGGCGGAAGGATTTCATGAACGATCCGGCAGTGATCGCACGGCGCCAGAAAGCATTGTCGCGACAGCAGGCTGCGGAGTGA
- the panC gene encoding pantoate--beta-alanine ligase — MRVFSDIGELRAALEALRRQSRTIGLVPTMGYLHAGHMELVSRARVENDIVVASIFVNPLQFGANEDLSKYPRDLDRDTAMLRQGGVNILFAPGVTDMYPKPMLTVVDVPEIGRELEGAVRPGHFAGVATVVCKLFNIVQPQRAYFGEKDYQQVVVIRRMVDDLALPVRIVPVPTVRDHDGLALSSRNVYLSAGERKAAVIVPQTLAEAERLVAAGLTDPAELEHLLKAFLGREPLANPEVVAVRDAETLKPVEVISDPVVVALFVRIGTTRLLDNRVIGGQGVARIGAVR; from the coding sequence ATGCGAGTTTTCTCTGACATCGGCGAACTGCGCGCGGCGCTCGAAGCCTTACGCCGGCAATCGCGCACCATCGGCCTGGTTCCGACCATGGGCTATCTGCATGCCGGCCATATGGAGCTGGTATCGCGGGCGAGGGTGGAGAACGACATCGTTGTCGCTTCGATCTTCGTCAATCCGCTGCAGTTCGGTGCCAACGAAGACCTCAGCAAATATCCCCGCGATCTCGACCGCGACACGGCCATGCTCCGCCAGGGCGGCGTCAACATCCTGTTCGCGCCCGGTGTCACCGACATGTATCCGAAGCCGATGCTGACGGTTGTCGATGTGCCGGAGATCGGCCGCGAGCTCGAAGGAGCGGTGAGGCCCGGGCATTTCGCCGGCGTCGCCACCGTCGTCTGCAAGCTCTTCAACATCGTCCAGCCGCAGCGCGCCTATTTCGGCGAAAAGGACTATCAGCAGGTCGTCGTCATCAGGCGCATGGTCGACGATCTCGCGCTGCCGGTGCGCATCGTACCCGTGCCGACAGTGCGTGATCACGACGGCCTCGCGCTGTCGTCGCGCAATGTCTATCTGAGCGCCGGCGAGCGCAAGGCAGCAGTCATCGTGCCGCAGACGCTCGCCGAGGCTGAGCGGCTGGTCGCCGCCGGCCTGACCGATCCCGCCGAGCTCGAACATCTGCTGAAAGCATTCCTTGGCCGGGAGCCGCTCGCCAATCCCGAAGTCGTCGCCGTGCGCGACGCGGAGACGCTGAAGCCGGTCGAGGTCATCAGCGATCCCGTTGTCGTCGCGCTCTTCGTCAGGATCGGCACGACGCGGCTGCTGGATAACAGGGTTATCGGCGGGCAGGGCGTGGCAAGGATAGGAGCGGTGCGATGA
- the panB gene encoding 3-methyl-2-oxobutanoate hydroxymethyltransferase, which translates to MSASGTSKRLTPSRITAMKGGTPIVCLTAYTTPMARLLDAHCDLLLVGDSLGMVLYGMETTTAVTLDMMVAHGKAVMRGVEKACVVVDMPFGTYQESKEVAFRNAVRILQETGCDAVKLEGGEEMVETIAFLTARGIPVLGHIGLMPQLVHTAGGYRSVGHTEHETSKIRRDAHAIGGSGAFAVVVEGTVEPLAREVTSAIHIPTIGIGASSACDGQILVSDDMLGLFNDFTPRFVKRYDELGKRAASAAEEYAKDVRSRAFPAVEHTFKRRT; encoded by the coding sequence ATGAGTGCATCCGGAACAAGCAAGCGCCTGACCCCATCCCGCATCACCGCGATGAAGGGCGGCACGCCGATCGTCTGCCTGACAGCCTATACGACGCCGATGGCGCGTCTCCTCGATGCCCATTGCGATCTTCTCCTCGTCGGAGATTCGCTCGGCATGGTGCTTTACGGCATGGAGACCACGACGGCCGTGACGCTCGACATGATGGTCGCCCATGGCAAGGCGGTGATGCGCGGCGTCGAGAAGGCCTGCGTCGTCGTCGACATGCCGTTCGGCACCTACCAGGAATCAAAGGAAGTGGCCTTCCGCAACGCCGTCCGCATCCTGCAGGAAACCGGCTGCGACGCCGTCAAGCTCGAGGGCGGCGAGGAGATGGTGGAGACGATCGCGTTCCTGACGGCTCGCGGCATCCCGGTTCTCGGCCATATCGGCCTGATGCCGCAGCTCGTCCATACCGCCGGCGGCTACCGCTCGGTCGGGCACACGGAGCACGAGACGTCGAAGATCCGCCGCGACGCCCACGCGATCGGCGGCTCCGGTGCTTTTGCCGTCGTCGTCGAAGGCACCGTCGAGCCGCTGGCCCGCGAAGTCACATCGGCGATCCATATCCCGACAATCGGCATCGGCGCATCCTCGGCCTGCGACGGCCAGATCCTCGTCTCCGACGACATGCTCGGTCTCTTCAACGATTTCACGCCACGCTTCGTCAAACGCTACGACGAACTCGGCAAACGCGCCGCGTCCGCTGCAGAGGAATATGCGAAGGATGTCCGCTCACGAGCGTTTCCGGCAGTGGAGCACACATTCAAGCGCAGGACGTGA
- a CDS encoding TatD family hydrolase yields MLIDTHCHLDFADFDAERDEIVARAHQSGVKQMVTISTRVRKLDGLLAITERYPSVFCSVGTHPNSANEELDIQTEDLVRLANAHEKIVAIGEAGLDYFYDTQTPADQQTGFRRHIAAARETQLPLVIHSRSADEDMAAILTEETGKGAFPFILHCFSAGPELAKTGVELGGYISFSGILTFPKSEELRAIAKTIPHDRLLVETDAPYLAPKRWRGKRNEPSYVVNTAEVLAETLDLSYAEMARITTDNAFRLFTKMPRI; encoded by the coding sequence ATGCTGATCGATACGCATTGCCATCTGGACTTTGCCGATTTCGACGCTGAGCGCGACGAGATCGTTGCTCGGGCGCACCAGTCCGGCGTCAAGCAGATGGTGACGATCTCGACGCGCGTCAGGAAGCTCGACGGGCTGCTGGCGATCACCGAGCGCTATCCGTCGGTCTTCTGCTCGGTCGGCACGCATCCGAACAGCGCCAACGAGGAACTTGATATCCAGACGGAAGATCTCGTCCGTCTGGCGAACGCCCATGAGAAGATCGTTGCGATCGGCGAAGCCGGTCTCGACTATTTTTATGACACGCAGACGCCTGCGGACCAGCAGACCGGCTTTCGCCGTCACATCGCGGCTGCGCGCGAAACGCAGCTGCCGCTGGTCATTCACAGCCGCAGCGCCGACGAGGACATGGCGGCGATCCTGACCGAGGAAACAGGGAAGGGGGCCTTCCCTTTCATCCTGCATTGCTTCTCGGCCGGCCCTGAGCTTGCGAAGACCGGCGTCGAGCTTGGCGGTTATATCTCCTTCTCGGGCATCCTGACCTTCCCTAAGTCGGAAGAACTGCGGGCGATCGCCAAGACGATCCCGCATGACCGGCTGCTAGTCGAAACCGACGCGCCTTATCTGGCGCCGAAGCGCTGGCGCGGCAAGCGCAACGAGCCATCCTACGTCGTGAACACCGCCGAGGTGCTCGCCGAGACACTCGATCTCAGCTACGCCGAGATGGCGCGCATCACCACCGACAACGCCTTCCGGCTGTTCACCAAGATGCCAAGGATCTAG
- a CDS encoding MBL fold metallo-hydrolase: MGYRRRFTILGCSSSPGVPRITGDWGACNPDNPKNRRTRASFMVQQFDGNGGVTTVVVDTGSDFREQMIAAKVGHIDAVLYTHPHADHIHGIDDLRGYYHNAQQRVPIYANAFTMERIRQGFGYCIETPPGSNYPPIVEPRLIETLDASIRISGAGGTISFLPHEQQHGDIISLGFRIGNVAYCSDISDFPAETAVRLEKLDVLIIDALQYRYHPSHLSLEQSLDWIARLQPKRAILTHMHTPLDYDTVMGETPDHVEPAYDQMQFEIELSELEER, translated from the coding sequence GTGGGCTACCGGCGGCGTTTCACCATTCTCGGCTGTTCGTCGTCGCCAGGCGTGCCGCGCATCACCGGTGACTGGGGCGCCTGCAATCCGGACAATCCGAAGAACCGGCGCACGCGCGCATCCTTCATGGTGCAGCAGTTCGACGGCAATGGCGGCGTCACAACCGTCGTCGTCGATACCGGATCCGATTTCCGCGAGCAGATGATCGCCGCCAAGGTCGGTCACATCGATGCGGTGCTCTACACGCATCCGCATGCCGACCATATCCACGGCATCGACGATCTGCGTGGCTACTATCACAATGCCCAGCAGCGCGTGCCGATCTACGCCAATGCGTTCACGATGGAGCGTATCCGCCAAGGTTTCGGCTATTGCATCGAAACGCCGCCAGGCAGCAATTATCCGCCGATTGTCGAGCCCAGGCTGATCGAGACGCTCGACGCGTCGATCCGCATATCCGGCGCCGGCGGCACCATTTCGTTTCTGCCGCACGAGCAGCAGCACGGCGATATCATCTCGCTCGGCTTCCGCATCGGCAATGTCGCTTATTGCAGCGATATCAGTGACTTTCCGGCGGAAACTGCAGTGAGGCTTGAAAAGCTGGATGTGCTGATCATCGATGCACTTCAATACCGATATCATCCGAGCCATCTGTCGCTGGAACAGTCGCTGGACTGGATCGCAAGACTGCAGCCGAAACGCGCGATCCTGACGCATATGCATACACCGTTGGACTACGACACAGTGATGGGCGAGACGCCGGATCACGTCGAACCGGCTTACGACCAGATGCAGTTCGAGATCGAACTCAGCGAGCTGGAAGAGCGCTGA